One genomic region from Paracoccus pantotrophus encodes:
- a CDS encoding 3'(2'),5'-bisphosphate nucleotidase CysQ, producing the protein MPASDLALLEQAAHEAGEIALRYWRREPRVWDKGDGAGPVTEADLAVNAHLERLLRRARPDYGWLSEESADDPARLQAEHCFIIDPIDGTRAFIDGQVGFSHALAITRGDRVVAGVVHLPAQRTTYAASADGPALRDGKPIAPSAQGLRGARVLTSKASLDPVHWRGAAPPVKRSFRPSLAWRLCLVADGQFDATLSTRPAWEWDVAAGSLIAARAGCLASDLSGAPMRFNAARPLTDGLVVAAPALHRQLIAAMTPRMAMPGGRVDAPPPAD; encoded by the coding sequence TTGCCGGCGAGTGACCTTGCGCTTCTGGAACAGGCCGCGCATGAGGCGGGCGAGATCGCGCTGCGCTATTGGCGGCGCGAGCCGCGGGTCTGGGACAAGGGCGACGGCGCCGGCCCGGTGACCGAGGCCGACCTGGCCGTCAACGCGCATCTGGAGCGCCTGCTGCGCAGGGCTCGTCCCGATTACGGCTGGCTGAGCGAGGAAAGCGCCGACGACCCGGCCCGGCTTCAGGCCGAGCATTGCTTCATCATCGACCCGATCGACGGCACTCGCGCCTTCATCGACGGGCAGGTCGGATTTTCCCATGCGCTGGCGATCACCCGCGGCGACCGGGTGGTGGCGGGCGTGGTGCATCTGCCGGCGCAGCGCACCACCTATGCCGCCTCGGCCGATGGGCCGGCGCTGCGCGACGGCAAGCCCATTGCCCCCTCGGCGCAGGGGTTGCGCGGCGCCCGCGTGCTGACCAGCAAGGCGAGCCTCGATCCCGTGCATTGGCGGGGCGCGGCGCCGCCGGTCAAGCGCAGCTTCCGCCCCTCGCTGGCCTGGCGGCTGTGCCTGGTGGCGGACGGGCAGTTCGACGCCACGCTCTCCACACGCCCGGCCTGGGAATGGGACGTGGCGGCGGGCAGCCTGATCGCCGCCCGTGCCGGCTGCCTGGCCAGCGACCTGTCCGGCGCGCCGATGCGTTTCAACGCCGCCCGGCCGCTGACCGACGGGCTGGTGGTGGCGGCGCCGGCGCTGCACCGCCAGCTGATCGCCGCCATGACACCCCGGATGGCGATGCCCGGCGGTCGGGTTGATGCGCCGCCGCCCGCCGACTAA
- a CDS encoding flavin reductase family protein: protein MSRLPPATRDRLADEITFHPANAEARLLREALGRFATGVTVVTTTGPEGPLGMTVNSFSSVSLEPPLVLWCPARASARHAAFAGAAAWSVHVLGAEQLETCLRFTRGGRQFEGLESVLTPEGVPVIPGVAARFDCMAHAAHEAGDHSVLIGRVLRVTVAGPGDHPLVFAAGRFGQFEPDAG from the coding sequence ATGAGCCGTCTTCCCCCCGCGACCCGCGACCGGCTGGCCGACGAGATCACCTTTCATCCCGCCAATGCCGAGGCGCGGCTGCTGCGCGAGGCGCTGGGGCGTTTCGCCACCGGCGTCACCGTGGTGACCACCACCGGGCCCGAGGGACCGCTGGGCATGACGGTGAACAGCTTCTCCAGCGTTTCGCTGGAGCCGCCGCTGGTGCTGTGGTGCCCGGCCCGCGCCTCGGCCCGGCACGCGGCCTTTGCCGGGGCGGCGGCCTGGTCGGTGCATGTGCTGGGCGCGGAACAGCTGGAGACCTGCCTGCGCTTCACCCGCGGCGGCCGGCAGTTCGAGGGGCTGGAGAGCGTGCTGACCCCCGAGGGCGTGCCGGTCATTCCCGGCGTCGCGGCGCGCTTCGACTGCATGGCCCATGCCGCGCATGAAGCGGGCGACCATTCGGTGCTGATCGGGCGGGTGCTGCGGGTCACGGTGGCAGGCCCGGGCGATCATCCGCTGGTCTTCGCCGCCGGCCGCTTCGGCCAGTTCGAGCCGGATGCCGGCTAG
- a CDS encoding DUF2867 domain-containing protein, giving the protein MQADQIQGVPLLAPPGRLDFLDRQTVLLPAPITPLEAWNRIRSRPLPLLGLAFRIRDAVSARFGVRRIGGLGKAPSDSVRAGQRLDFFLVEHTAPNLLVLAERDRHLDVMTCISTHGAELAITSSVVTHNRFGRTYMLVVGPAHRLIVRAMLRRLMRG; this is encoded by the coding sequence ATGCAGGCCGATCAGATCCAAGGGGTGCCGCTGCTGGCGCCGCCCGGGCGGCTGGACTTTCTCGACCGGCAAACGGTGCTGCTGCCCGCGCCGATCACCCCGCTGGAGGCATGGAACCGTATCCGCAGCCGCCCCTTGCCCCTGCTGGGCCTGGCCTTCCGCATTCGCGACGCGGTGTCGGCGCGGTTCGGCGTGCGGCGCATCGGCGGGCTGGGCAAGGCGCCCAGCGACAGCGTGCGCGCCGGTCAGCGGCTGGACTTCTTTCTGGTCGAGCATACCGCGCCCAACCTGCTGGTGCTGGCCGAGCGCGACCGGCATCTGGACGTGATGACCTGCATCTCGACCCACGGGGCAGAGCTGGCGATCACCTCCTCGGTGGTGACGCATAATCGCTTCGGCCGGACCTATATGCTGGTGGTGGGGCCGGCGCATCGGCTGATCGTGCGCGCCATGCTGCGCCGGCTGATGCGCGGCTAG
- a CDS encoding paraquat-inducible protein A has translation MSAPAQDAPVLTAHRAGLVGCRSCGRAWPEAETTCRRCGSALVPPDRRCLNAVWAWLAAGFIFYIPANLFPMLKTSTFGGLRGNSESTILGGVVELMHYGNYGIAAVIFAASVMVPVGKFVAIAWLALVAGRPATVRAAHKRLALYEVVEFIGRWSMIDVFVVAILSALVQLGFVASIHPGPAAVSFALSVAFTMLSAQSFDPRLIWRGLPLRSRKDHE, from the coding sequence ATGAGCGCGCCCGCCCAAGACGCCCCGGTGCTGACCGCGCATCGCGCCGGGCTGGTCGGCTGTCGCAGCTGCGGCCGGGCCTGGCCCGAGGCCGAGACGACCTGCCGCCGCTGTGGCAGCGCGCTGGTGCCGCCCGACCGGCGCTGCCTGAACGCGGTCTGGGCCTGGCTGGCGGCGGGGTTCATCTTCTACATCCCGGCCAACCTGTTTCCGATGCTCAAGACCTCGACCTTCGGCGGGCTGCGCGGCAACAGCGAATCCACCATCCTGGGCGGCGTGGTCGAACTGATGCATTACGGCAATTACGGCATCGCGGCGGTGATCTTTGCCGCCTCGGTCATGGTGCCGGTCGGCAAGTTCGTCGCCATCGCCTGGCTGGCGCTGGTGGCGGGGCGGCCGGCGACGGTCAGGGCCGCGCACAAGCGGCTGGCGCTTTACGAGGTGGTCGAGTTCATCGGCCGCTGGTCGATGATCGACGTCTTCGTGGTGGCGATCCTGTCGGCGCTGGTGCAGCTGGGCTTCGTCGCCTCGATCCATCCGGGGCCTGCCGCGGTGTCCTTTGCGCTGTCGGTTGCCTTCACCATGCTTTCCGCGCAAAGCTTCGACCCGAGATTGATCTGGCGCGGCCTTCCGCTGCGCAGCCGCAAGGACCATGAATGA
- a CDS encoding DUF2125 domain-containing protein, translating into MNLRLTSSALALAAMTAPALADVTSEQVWQSWVDYYQSLGYSVTEGKRDKAGDTLTLSDIAISGGVPDSQVSFSIPQVTLSEGADGTVKTVFADRMTGEAHGTDPDGQSYSLPFTVDMPGNAIVTSGAPEDMTHDFDYPAMDFTLTTIKRGDKETPLPIKVGVADSTGTFHIIAGAPAKYDYAMKSGAITFSGDVDSEEGDKVKFGGSLADLETTGEMAVPSGIKLEEDMNAALKAGLAMNGVLKSGAMAVSFDFAGTDEGGEATSGAGKYDGKGFELSFGLSQDGMTYQAGSDAGSFELTSSDMPFPINYAIESGSFDMQMPVMQSDQAQPFKFAYSLAGLTLGDAIWNLFDAQGQLPRDPASLDIDVTGQMKVAKDIFDPAGMAPAADEAPDEAETDGAEGMEAAEADPQPFEPVEVAINQFALVALGAKVNAEGALKAPESGDMTTPVGEVHARYEGVNGLIDKLGAMGLIPEDQIMGVRMMMAMFAKPVAEGEDRLETRLEFKEDGSIFANGQQIK; encoded by the coding sequence ATGAACCTGCGACTGACAAGCTCGGCCCTGGCGCTGGCCGCGATGACGGCCCCGGCGCTTGCCGATGTGACTTCGGAACAGGTGTGGCAGTCCTGGGTCGATTACTACCAGTCGCTCGGTTACAGCGTGACCGAGGGCAAGCGCGACAAGGCCGGCGACACGCTGACGCTCAGCGACATCGCCATCAGCGGCGGCGTGCCCGACAGCCAGGTCAGCTTCAGCATTCCCCAGGTCACGCTGAGCGAGGGGGCCGACGGCACGGTCAAGACGGTCTTCGCCGACCGGATGACCGGCGAGGCGCATGGGACCGATCCCGACGGGCAAAGCTACAGCCTGCCCTTTACCGTGGACATGCCGGGCAATGCCATCGTCACCTCGGGCGCGCCCGAGGACATGACGCATGACTTCGACTATCCCGCGATGGACTTCACCTTGACCACGATCAAGAGGGGCGACAAGGAAACCCCGCTGCCGATCAAGGTGGGCGTGGCGGATTCGACCGGCACCTTCCACATCATTGCCGGTGCACCGGCGAAATACGACTATGCGATGAAATCGGGCGCGATCACCTTCTCGGGCGACGTGGACAGCGAGGAAGGCGACAAGGTCAAGTTCGGGGGCAGCCTCGCCGATCTGGAAACCACCGGCGAGATGGCCGTCCCCTCCGGCATCAAGCTGGAAGAGGACATGAACGCCGCGCTGAAGGCCGGGCTTGCCATGAATGGGGTGCTGAAATCCGGCGCCATGGCGGTCAGCTTCGACTTTGCCGGCACCGACGAAGGCGGCGAGGCCACCAGCGGCGCCGGCAAATACGACGGCAAGGGCTTCGAGCTGAGCTTCGGCCTGTCGCAGGACGGCATGACCTACCAGGCGGGCTCGGATGCCGGCAGCTTCGAGCTGACCAGCAGCGACATGCCCTTCCCGATCAATTACGCCATCGAAAGCGGCAGCTTCGACATGCAGATGCCGGTGATGCAGTCGGATCAGGCGCAGCCCTTCAAGTTCGCCTATTCGCTGGCCGGGCTGACGCTGGGCGATGCGATCTGGAACCTGTTCGACGCGCAGGGCCAGCTGCCGCGCGACCCGGCCTCGCTGGACATCGACGTGACCGGGCAGATGAAGGTGGCCAAGGACATCTTCGACCCGGCCGGCATGGCGCCTGCCGCGGACGAGGCCCCGGATGAGGCTGAGACCGACGGCGCCGAGGGCATGGAGGCTGCGGAAGCCGACCCGCAGCCCTTCGAGCCGGTCGAGGTCGCGATCAACCAGTTCGCGCTGGTCGCGCTTGGCGCCAAGGTGAATGCCGAGGGCGCGCTGAAGGCCCCGGAAAGCGGCGACATGACCACCCCGGTCGGCGAGGTCCATGCCCGTTACGAGGGCGTGAACGGCCTGATCGACAAGCTGGGCGCCATGGGCCTGATCCCCGAGGATCAGATCATGGGCGTGCGGATGATGATGGCCATGTTCGCCAAGCCGGTCGCTGAGGGTGAGGACAGGCTGGAAACCAGGCTCGAGTTCAAGGAAGACGGCTCGATCTTTGCCAACGGCCAGCAGATCAAGTAA
- a CDS encoding paraquat-inducible protein A, with translation MPMQTEGEYDLSTGAGLTACPRCDALHVERELEPGETARCLRCNTLLASPRAGAFTRIIALSFASLVLMVGRCSFRSWKSRAWGSATRPRFSAWRWPFRTAP, from the coding sequence GTGCCGATGCAGACCGAAGGCGAATACGACCTCTCCACCGGCGCCGGGCTGACCGCCTGCCCGCGCTGCGACGCGCTGCATGTCGAGCGCGAGCTGGAGCCGGGCGAGACCGCGCGCTGCCTGCGCTGCAACACCTTGCTGGCCAGCCCGCGCGCCGGCGCCTTCACCCGGATCATCGCGCTGTCCTTTGCCTCGCTGGTGCTGATGGTGGGGCGGTGTTCTTTCCGTTCCTGGAAATCTCGCGCATGGGGTTCGGCAACCAGACCTCGCTTTTCGGCGTGGCGCTGGCCTTTTCGCACGGCGCCCTGA
- a CDS encoding TldD/PmbA family protein, with amino-acid sequence MSEYHRLEALAQQLLAAARKAGADQADAVALEAAAVSVDVRAGHLEHAERAEGVEIGLRVLVGGRQACVSASDRSARTIEEMAVRAVAMAREAPVDDTLGLAEPEQLARDTDSARLDLYDHAAEPTPEHLRDLALRAEAAALAVEGVSTVESAGASHSQRRMWLAATNGFSAGYGRSGHSLSTVAITGEGLGMERDWAGESRVHAADLPAPEEIGRLAAERTVARRGARKPPTGAFPILYDERVASGLIGHLVAAVNGASVARGASWLRDALGEQVLPRGFALREDPHRPRYGSSRLFDGEGLATAPRLIVADGVLQGWTLDLATARKLGMDSTANAMRGAGSPPSPGVTNLELTPGDKTRDELIREMGRGLVVTSMLGASINGTTGDYSRGAGGFWVENGEIAHAVNECTIAGNLRDMLLRLTAANDLPDWRSMRVPSLLVEGMTVAGE; translated from the coding sequence ATGTCCGAATACCATCGACTCGAGGCTTTGGCGCAGCAGCTTCTGGCGGCGGCGCGCAAGGCGGGCGCCGACCAGGCCGATGCCGTGGCGCTGGAGGCCGCCGCCGTCTCGGTCGATGTGCGCGCCGGGCATCTGGAACATGCCGAGCGCGCCGAGGGCGTCGAGATCGGGCTGCGCGTGCTGGTCGGCGGGCGGCAGGCCTGCGTCTCGGCCTCGGACCGCTCGGCCCGGACCATCGAGGAAATGGCGGTCCGCGCCGTCGCCATGGCGCGCGAGGCGCCGGTGGACGACACGCTGGGCCTGGCCGAGCCCGAGCAGCTGGCCCGCGACACCGACAGCGCCCGGCTGGACCTTTACGACCACGCGGCCGAGCCCACGCCAGAGCATTTGCGGGATCTGGCCTTGCGTGCCGAGGCGGCGGCGCTGGCGGTCGAGGGCGTGTCGACGGTCGAATCCGCCGGTGCCAGCCATTCGCAGCGCCGCATGTGGCTGGCGGCGACGAACGGCTTCTCGGCCGGCTACGGGCGCAGCGGCCACAGCCTGTCCACCGTCGCGATCACCGGCGAGGGGCTGGGGATGGAGCGCGACTGGGCCGGCGAAAGCCGGGTCCATGCCGCCGACCTGCCCGCACCCGAAGAGATCGGCCGGCTGGCCGCCGAACGTACCGTCGCCCGGCGCGGCGCGCGCAAGCCGCCGACCGGCGCCTTCCCGATCCTCTATGACGAGCGCGTGGCCTCGGGGCTGATCGGCCACCTGGTCGCGGCGGTGAACGGCGCCTCGGTGGCGCGCGGCGCCAGCTGGCTGCGCGATGCGCTGGGGGAACAGGTGCTGCCCAGGGGGTTCGCGCTGCGCGAGGATCCGCACCGGCCGCGTTATGGCTCTTCGCGCCTGTTCGACGGCGAGGGGCTGGCGACCGCGCCGCGGCTGATCGTGGCCGATGGCGTGTTGCAGGGCTGGACGCTGGACCTGGCCACGGCGCGCAAGCTGGGCATGGACTCGACCGCCAATGCCATGCGCGGTGCCGGCAGCCCGCCCTCGCCCGGCGTGACCAACCTGGAGCTGACCCCGGGCGACAAGACGCGGGACGAGCTGATCCGCGAGATGGGGCGCGGCTTGGTCGTGACCTCGATGCTGGGCGCCTCGATCAACGGCACCACCGGGGATTATTCGCGCGGCGCCGGCGGCTTCTGGGTCGAGAACGGCGAGATCGCCCATGCCGTCAACGAATGCACCATCGCTGGCAACCTGCGCGACATGCTGCTGCGCCTGACCGCCGCCAATGACCTGCCCGACTGGCGCTCGATGCGCGTGCCCAGCCTTCTGGTCGAAGGGATGACCGTTGCCGGCGAGTGA
- a CDS encoding flagellar motor protein MotB: protein MAGNGGGAPIIIKKVQGVCEAGHHGGAWKVAYADFVTAMMAFFLLMWLLNATTEKQRQGLAEYFNPTLIHSTRSGHDGPFGGEVQDAETDSGQGAGASRDTLAAQAREGREAGFEEMARHVQDQLTGSGAESMQKVNLLRHVVTRMTDEGLVIELTDLMDEPLFVGDSAQPTPAMKELAGILAGVLGRIRNEVALTGHVRAYPEMLIQSPVWALSDARAHALRNLLEGSGFDSARIQRVTAFADRRNRSVNPMDPNNNRIEVILLR, encoded by the coding sequence ATGGCCGGGAACGGTGGCGGCGCCCCGATCATCATCAAGAAGGTTCAGGGCGTGTGCGAAGCCGGGCATCACGGCGGCGCCTGGAAGGTCGCCTATGCCGATTTCGTCACGGCGATGATGGCGTTTTTCCTGCTCATGTGGCTGCTGAACGCCACCACCGAAAAGCAGCGGCAGGGGCTGGCGGAGTATTTCAACCCGACGCTGATCCATTCGACCCGCAGCGGCCATGACGGGCCCTTCGGGGGCGAGGTGCAGGATGCCGAAACCGATTCGGGCCAGGGCGCCGGCGCCTCGCGCGACACGCTGGCCGCGCAGGCGCGCGAAGGCCGGGAAGCGGGTTTCGAGGAGATGGCCCGCCACGTCCAGGACCAGCTGACCGGCAGCGGCGCGGAATCCATGCAAAAGGTCAATCTGCTGCGCCATGTCGTGACCCGCATGACGGACGAGGGGCTGGTGATCGAGTTGACCGACCTGATGGACGAGCCGCTTTTCGTCGGCGACAGCGCCCAGCCGACCCCGGCGATGAAGGAACTGGCCGGCATCCTTGCGGGTGTGTTGGGGCGCATCAGGAACGAGGTCGCGCTGACCGGCCATGTCCGCGCCTATCCCGAGATGCTGATCCAGTCGCCGGTCTGGGCGCTGTCGGACGCCCGTGCCCATGCCCTGCGCAACCTGCTCGAGGGCTCGGGCTTCGACAGCGCGCGCATCCAGCGCGTCACCGCCTTCGCCGACCGGCGCAACCGGTCGGTGAACCCGATGGACCCCAACAACAACCGGATCGAAGTGATTTTACTGAGATGA
- a CDS encoding PqiB family protein: MTDRPSPERSDAPLKPAEPVRKPAARAVRTGLPLIWLVPIAALVVTLGVGWNMIAGRGTLISVAFKDATGITPGETALKFREITVGKVESVRFTEDLQQVLVNMRVDKDLAPYIDSESQFWIVRPQVSAQGISRLDTVLTGAFVEGFWDDKPDEPQTRFQGLDRPPLTSFGEKGTWIVLSTDRSRGMTEGAPVMFRGLPVGQMQNLRLSEDDESVLADVFIAAPHDARLTTSTVFWDTSGFSVSLGAQGLSLNVNSLASVLQGGAEFATLTSGGRPVEDGHVFTLQPDEATARTNLFADEAQALRLTMRIGESVKGLETGANVQFMGLTVGRVTDLAARVIADAEGREHIEQEVTLALTPARLGLPDETTPEQALDFLAGQVRAGLRARVASAGFFGTSLQVELVELPDATPAELDRAGDPYPLIPSVPGEISDFTETAQGFLTRVGNLPIEEALKSVTDMMNSVTAIASSEDTRAIPGALRGTLEDAQAAAGEIRQVTTELRESGAVGQLRRMVDEAAAAAEAVKLAAADVPAMVDQIDAAAVKIEAVDYAAIGTEAEGILRDVRALLGTEDAERLPRDLSETLKAASGLLNDLRDGNAAGSLNTALASASTAAQDVSDAAKRLPQLSARLEALAARADAVIAAYGDRSSFNNETINLMREMRRAANAFGSLARTIERNPQAFILGR, translated from the coding sequence ATGACCGACAGGCCCTCGCCCGAGCGCAGCGACGCCCCCCTGAAACCCGCCGAACCCGTCCGCAAGCCCGCCGCCCGCGCCGTGCGGACCGGGCTGCCGCTGATCTGGCTGGTGCCGATCGCGGCGCTGGTGGTGACGCTGGGCGTGGGCTGGAACATGATCGCCGGACGCGGCACGCTGATCTCGGTCGCCTTCAAGGACGCGACCGGGATCACGCCGGGCGAAACCGCGCTGAAATTCCGCGAGATCACCGTGGGCAAGGTCGAATCGGTGCGCTTCACCGAGGATCTGCAGCAGGTTCTGGTGAACATGCGGGTGGACAAGGATCTGGCCCCCTATATCGACAGCGAATCGCAGTTCTGGATCGTGCGGCCCCAGGTCTCGGCCCAGGGCATCTCGCGGCTGGACACCGTGCTGACCGGCGCCTTCGTCGAGGGCTTCTGGGACGACAAGCCGGACGAGCCGCAGACCCGCTTCCAGGGGCTGGACCGGCCGCCGCTGACCAGCTTCGGCGAAAAGGGCACCTGGATCGTGCTTTCGACCGACCGTTCGCGCGGCATGACCGAGGGCGCGCCGGTGATGTTCCGCGGCCTGCCGGTCGGGCAGATGCAGAACCTGCGCCTGTCCGAGGACGACGAAAGCGTGCTGGCCGATGTCTTCATCGCCGCGCCGCATGACGCGCGGCTGACCACCAGCACGGTGTTCTGGGACACCTCGGGCTTTTCGGTATCGCTGGGGGCGCAGGGCCTGTCGCTGAACGTGAACTCGCTGGCCTCGGTGCTGCAGGGCGGGGCGGAATTCGCCACCCTGACCTCGGGCGGGCGGCCGGTCGAGGACGGCCATGTCTTTACCCTGCAACCCGACGAGGCGACGGCGCGCACCAACCTGTTCGCCGACGAGGCGCAGGCGTTGCGGCTAACCATGCGCATCGGCGAATCGGTCAAGGGGCTGGAGACCGGCGCCAACGTGCAGTTCATGGGCTTGACCGTCGGCCGCGTCACCGATCTGGCCGCCCGCGTGATCGCCGATGCCGAGGGGCGCGAGCATATCGAGCAAGAGGTGACGCTGGCCCTGACCCCCGCCCGCCTGGGCCTGCCGGACGAGACCACGCCCGAGCAGGCGCTGGACTTCCTGGCCGGCCAGGTCCGGGCCGGCCTGCGGGCGCGCGTCGCCAGCGCCGGTTTCTTCGGCACTTCGCTGCAGGTCGAGCTGGTCGAACTGCCCGATGCCACGCCGGCCGAACTGGACCGCGCCGGCGATCCCTATCCGCTCATCCCCTCGGTCCCCGGCGAGATCTCCGATTTCACCGAGACGGCACAGGGCTTCCTGACCCGCGTCGGCAACCTGCCGATCGAGGAGGCGCTGAAATCCGTCACCGACATGATGAACAGCGTCACCGCCATCGCCAGCAGCGAGGATACCCGCGCCATCCCCGGCGCCCTGCGCGGCACGCTGGAGGACGCGCAGGCCGCCGCCGGCGAGATCCGGCAAGTCACCACCGAGCTGCGCGAATCCGGCGCGGTGGGCCAACTGCGCCGCATGGTGGACGAGGCGGCGGCAGCGGCCGAGGCGGTCAAGCTCGCCGCCGCCGACGTGCCGGCCATGGTCGACCAGATCGACGCCGCCGCGGTCAAGATCGAGGCGGTGGACTATGCCGCCATCGGCACCGAGGCCGAGGGCATCCTCAGGGACGTGCGCGCGCTTCTGGGCACCGAGGATGCCGAACGGCTGCCCAGGGATCTGTCCGAGACGCTGAAGGCGGCCTCCGGCCTGCTCAACGACCTGCGCGACGGCAATGCCGCGGGCAGCCTGAACACGGCGCTCGCCTCGGCCAGCACGGCGGCGCAGGATGTCTCGGACGCGGCGAAACGCCTGCCGCAGCTTTCCGCGCGGCTCGAGGCGCTGGCGGCGCGGGCCGATGCGGTGATCGCCGCCTATGGCGACCGCTCCAGCTTCAACAACGAGACCATCAACCTGATGCGCGAGATGCGCCGCGCCGCCAATGCCTTCGGCAGCCTGGCCCGGACCATCGAACGCAATCCGCAAGCCTTCATCCTGGGACGATAA
- a CDS encoding paraquat-inducible protein A: MGFGNQTSLFGVALAFSHGALMPLTVAVLGMIVGLPVLRALLLVYTLLPLARKRRPFAHAVPAFRLSEALRPWSMAEIFVIGTAIALVKVGGLANISFGPAFWAFCGLILVNAASNAFTSAATIWDAIEDAGMATDGREIVPEPRA, encoded by the coding sequence ATGGGGTTCGGCAACCAGACCTCGCTTTTCGGCGTGGCGCTGGCCTTTTCGCACGGCGCCCTGATGCCGCTGACCGTGGCGGTGCTGGGCATGATCGTGGGGCTGCCGGTGCTGCGGGCGCTGCTTCTGGTCTATACGCTGCTGCCGCTGGCGCGGAAACGCCGGCCCTTTGCCCATGCCGTGCCGGCCTTTCGCCTGTCCGAGGCGCTGCGGCCCTGGTCTATGGCCGAGATCTTCGTCATCGGCACCGCCATCGCGCTGGTCAAGGTGGGGGGCTTGGCCAACATCAGCTTCGGCCCGGCCTTCTGGGCCTTTTGCGGGCTGATCCTGGTCAACGCCGCCAGCAACGCCTTTACCAGCGCCGCGACGATCTGGGACGCCATCGAGGATGCCGGCATGGCCACCGACGGGCGCGAGATCGTGCCGGAGCCGCGGGCATGA
- a CDS encoding PqiC family protein gives MRLILASAACLALLGACSNGEKTARYLIDPPMTGERVPDRLGTAELKDVSLPEYASGGEVSWQTGDGAVRSNTKQLWADDPQRAFTLTLARSISDLSGATVIAEPWPLAEPPRRRLEVRVEKALAQADGSYRLTGRYFVADEGAGGTNQARGFDISVPLADQNPAAIARAQSQAIARLARQIATLSGPGRSIRTSTAPLPRIDDIFSQPLPPLEGS, from the coding sequence ATGCGCCTGATCCTTGCCTCCGCCGCCTGCCTCGCCCTGCTCGGCGCCTGCTCGAACGGCGAAAAGACCGCGCGCTACCTGATCGACCCGCCGATGACGGGCGAACGGGTGCCCGACCGGCTGGGCACGGCGGAGCTGAAGGACGTGTCCTTGCCGGAATACGCCTCGGGCGGTGAGGTCAGCTGGCAGACCGGGGACGGGGCGGTGCGCTCGAACACGAAACAGCTCTGGGCCGACGATCCGCAGCGCGCCTTCACGCTGACGCTGGCGCGCAGCATCTCGGATCTCTCGGGCGCCACGGTGATCGCCGAGCCATGGCCGCTGGCCGAACCGCCGCGTCGCCGGCTGGAGGTGCGGGTGGAAAAGGCGCTGGCCCAGGCCGACGGCAGCTATCGCCTGACCGGGCGCTATTTCGTCGCTGACGAGGGCGCGGGCGGCACAAACCAGGCGCGCGGCTTCGACATTTCCGTGCCGCTTGCCGACCAGAACCCCGCCGCCATCGCCCGCGCACAGTCGCAGGCCATCGCCCGGCTTGCCCGGCAGATCGCCACGCTGTCCGGGCCGGGCCGGTCGATCCGCACCAGCACCGCACCGCTGCCGCGGATCGACGACATCTTCTCGCAGCCGCTGCCGCCGCTGGAGGGCAGCTGA